Proteins from a single region of Mesotoga sp. UBA6090:
- a CDS encoding undecaprenyl-diphosphate phosphatase produces MSEFASYLLLGVVQGATEFLPVSSSGHLTIFSSFLNVPLDTESKAAFFAVLHLATFFAVLLFTFKDLWAILTGLSRPEKRSSSIKYILLLLIATLPAVLAGFLLEDEIKSLFSDVAFTSIMLFVTAVALFISDRFKGDRRILDLSVAGALSIGIFQAAAIAPGISRSGLTIFGALLIGMMRSDAVRFSFLLSLPVTFGAGILEISRVSLPLSTVLLASLLAFLMGIVGLWLLKKLVLKRRLRFFGIYCIIIGTIGLIFRGVM; encoded by the coding sequence GAGTAGTGCAAGGAGCAACGGAGTTTCTTCCCGTTTCTTCATCCGGGCATCTCACAATCTTCTCCAGTTTTCTAAACGTACCACTTGACACCGAATCGAAGGCTGCCTTTTTTGCTGTCTTGCATCTTGCTACTTTTTTTGCTGTTCTGTTGTTTACATTCAAAGATCTGTGGGCGATCTTAACTGGTCTAAGCAGGCCGGAAAAAAGAAGTTCGTCGATCAAATACATTTTGCTGCTTCTCATAGCAACGCTACCTGCGGTTTTGGCGGGGTTCTTGCTGGAGGATGAAATTAAATCTCTCTTTTCTGATGTTGCCTTCACTTCGATCATGCTTTTTGTTACGGCTGTTGCACTATTCATTTCTGATAGATTCAAAGGTGACAGAAGAATTCTTGACCTGTCTGTTGCGGGCGCGCTGTCGATTGGAATTTTTCAAGCTGCTGCAATAGCTCCGGGAATATCCAGGAGCGGCCTGACAATATTTGGCGCTCTACTCATTGGAATGATGAGAAGTGATGCAGTTAGGTTCTCATTCCTTCTGAGTCTTCCGGTAACTTTCGGAGCCGGCATTCTCGAGATTTCGAGAGTAAGTCTTCCTCTTTCAACTGTTCTGTTAGCATCTCTTCTCGCCTTCCTTATGGGGATAGTTGGACTATGGCTCCTCAAAAAACTTGTTTTGAAGCGCCGTCTGAGATTCTTTGGCATATACTGTATAATTATAGGGA